A genome region from Yoonia vestfoldensis includes the following:
- the tatB gene encoding Sec-independent protein translocase protein TatB → MFGLGMSEMVLIGIVALIVIGPKDLPGMFRAMGQFTGKARGMAREFSRAMEAAADESGIKDMTKTIRAASDPKAFGAEALKDATSFSKAPATQDNAARAAVKAAPAKAAPKPNPAKTAPKPNPPKTASKPPASLADKPEDKA, encoded by the coding sequence ATGTTTGGTCTCGGCATGAGCGAAATGGTGCTGATCGGCATCGTGGCCCTGATCGTGATCGGGCCAAAGGATCTGCCCGGCATGTTTCGCGCCATGGGCCAGTTCACCGGCAAGGCGCGTGGCATGGCGCGCGAGTTTTCGCGCGCAATGGAAGCGGCGGCAGATGAATCCGGGATCAAGGATATGACCAAGACGATCCGTGCGGCCTCCGACCCCAAAGCATTCGGCGCCGAGGCGCTGAAGGATGCGACCAGTTTTTCCAAAGCGCCGGCAACGCAGGACAATGCCGCGCGCGCCGCGGTCAAGGCGGCTCCGGCCAAGGCCGCGCCAAAGCCCAATCCGGCGAAGACCGCGCCAAAGCCCAATCCGCCGAAAACTGCGTCAAAGCCCCCTGCATCCCTGGCTGACAAACCCGAGGACAAGGCATGA
- a CDS encoding DUF932 domain-containing protein, which translates to MNTEIIDAGRDISGGYKVDVSRGANVDRVSSEWFSRPEDERYLSLDDLFASVQGRAERSRTRTVESAAIRVEAHRDNPEKLGLVLPGADEPIAPTHWSFGQLSSLVGAPAAYLRQLPAPLAGINLQYGLTNHRAEQIKTMEVANGRTELRAVTGPDYGRIYDHELVSAVQRIAGNGTGDTRWKVPGVLDWSTGIYNPRVDVTKETTTLYASDRDVFLFLVDDLNPIEAGLLPDGSPDLYFRGFYCWNSEVGAKTLGIASFYLRAVCQNRNLWGVEDFQEITIRHSKYAASRFAHEAAPALSRFAESSPAPFIDGIRAAREKIVARSDEDRQDFLRKRGFSKAETGRIVETVLAEEGRPPESVFDFVQGITAVARSKPQQDARLVMEGKAKALLEKA; encoded by the coding sequence ATGAATACCGAAATTATCGATGCCGGGCGTGATATCAGCGGCGGCTACAAGGTGGATGTGTCGCGCGGCGCGAACGTGGATCGCGTGTCGTCCGAGTGGTTCTCGCGGCCGGAGGACGAGCGGTATCTGTCGCTCGACGATCTCTTCGCCTCGGTCCAGGGCCGGGCGGAGCGCAGCCGGACGCGCACGGTGGAGAGTGCGGCGATCCGGGTCGAGGCGCATCGCGACAACCCGGAGAAGCTGGGCCTTGTCCTGCCGGGCGCGGATGAGCCGATTGCACCGACACATTGGAGCTTCGGTCAGCTCTCGAGCCTCGTCGGCGCGCCCGCCGCCTATCTGCGGCAGCTGCCTGCGCCGCTGGCGGGGATCAACCTGCAATACGGCCTGACCAACCACCGGGCCGAGCAGATCAAGACCATGGAGGTCGCGAACGGTCGCACCGAACTGCGCGCCGTGACCGGACCCGACTATGGCCGCATCTACGACCATGAATTGGTCTCTGCAGTTCAACGCATCGCGGGCAATGGCACGGGCGACACGCGCTGGAAGGTGCCGGGCGTGCTCGACTGGTCGACCGGCATCTACAACCCGCGCGTGGACGTTACGAAGGAGACGACGACGCTCTACGCCTCGGACCGCGACGTGTTCCTGTTCCTCGTCGACGATCTGAACCCCATCGAGGCGGGGCTGCTGCCCGACGGCTCGCCCGACCTCTATTTCCGAGGATTCTATTGTTGGAACTCGGAGGTGGGCGCCAAGACGCTCGGCATCGCCAGCTTCTACCTGCGCGCGGTCTGCCAGAATCGGAACCTCTGGGGCGTCGAGGACTTCCAGGAGATCACGATCCGGCATTCGAAATACGCCGCCTCCCGCTTCGCCCATGAGGCCGCCCCGGCGCTCAGCCGCTTCGCCGAGTCCTCGCCCGCGCCCTTCATCGACGGCATCCGCGCGGCGCGGGAGAAGATCGTCGCGCGGTCGGACGAGGACCGTCAGGATTTCCTGCGCAAGCGCGGGTTCTCGAAGGCTGAAACCGGGCGGATCGTCGAGACGGTGCTGGCCGAGGAAGGCCGCCCGCCCGAGAGCGTCTTCGACTTCGTGCAAGGGATCACGGCGGTGGCTCGGTCAAAGCCGCAGCAGGACGCGCGGTTGGTGATGGAGGGCAAGGCGAAGGCGTTGCTGGAAAAAGCGTGA
- the trbL gene encoding P-type conjugative transfer protein TrbL, with product MGGVSVIDRFLEVFASYIDSGFGLLGGDVAFLATTLIVIDITLAALFWAWGTDDDIIARLVKKTLFVGVFAYIIGNWNTLARIVFDSFAGLGLVATGGTISASELLQPGRIAQIGLEAGQPILASIAELSGFVAVFENFIQIGILFFAWLVVLLSFFILAIQLFVTLIEFKLATLAGFILVPFGLFNKTAFMAERVLGLVISSGVKVLVLAVIVGIGSTIFSEFTAGFAGEPTINDAMSVVLGALALLALGIFGPGIANGIVSGGPQLGAGAAVGTGIAVGGAAVAGVAGTRMALGTGGAALRGASAVGSGTATAYQLGAASRSTSLGKTVGGVAAIGKTGAVAAFSPLRRAISEGAQSGARAAYAATGGRMAGGALPAPANDGPPDWARRMKRQQSLQHGLSTATHVIRSGDHGGGGTVVSLSERSS from the coding sequence ATGGGCGGCGTCAGTGTCATCGACCGGTTTCTCGAGGTCTTCGCCTCCTACATCGATTCCGGTTTCGGCCTTCTGGGTGGCGACGTCGCCTTCCTCGCCACCACGCTGATCGTCATCGACATCACGCTGGCGGCCCTCTTCTGGGCCTGGGGTACGGATGACGACATCATTGCACGGCTGGTGAAAAAGACCCTCTTCGTCGGGGTCTTCGCCTATATCATCGGCAACTGGAACACGCTGGCCCGGATCGTCTTCGACAGTTTCGCGGGCCTTGGCCTGGTCGCTACCGGCGGCACCATTTCCGCCAGCGAATTGCTGCAGCCCGGGCGCATCGCGCAGATCGGACTTGAGGCCGGGCAGCCGATCCTCGCCTCCATCGCCGAGCTCTCCGGGTTCGTCGCCGTCTTCGAGAACTTCATCCAGATCGGGATCCTGTTCTTTGCATGGCTTGTGGTTCTGCTGTCGTTCTTCATCCTCGCGATCCAGCTTTTCGTCACCCTGATCGAATTCAAGCTGGCCACGCTGGCGGGTTTCATCCTCGTGCCCTTCGGCCTCTTCAACAAGACCGCGTTCATGGCCGAACGCGTGCTGGGCCTCGTCATTTCCTCCGGCGTCAAGGTTCTGGTCCTGGCCGTGATCGTCGGCATCGGGTCGACCATCTTCAGCGAGTTCACCGCCGGGTTTGCGGGTGAACCCACAATCAACGACGCGATGTCCGTGGTCCTCGGCGCGCTGGCGCTTCTCGCCCTCGGTATCTTCGGCCCCGGCATCGCCAATGGCATCGTCTCGGGCGGGCCACAACTTGGCGCAGGCGCCGCGGTCGGCACCGGTATCGCCGTGGGCGGGGCCGCGGTCGCCGGTGTGGCCGGGACCCGGATGGCACTTGGCACCGGTGGCGCGGCTTTGCGTGGTGCCAGTGCGGTTGGCAGCGGAACCGCGACCGCTTACCAACTTGGTGCCGCGTCCCGCAGCACAAGCCTCGGAAAAACCGTCGGTGGCGTGGCCGCTATCGGCAAGACCGGTGCCGTCGCCGCGTTCAGCCCGCTCCGACGCGCGATCTCGGAAGGCGCGCAGTCCGGTGCCCGCGCAGCCTATGCCGCAACCGGGGGACGGATGGCAGGTGGCGCCCTGCCCGCCCCGGCCAATGACGGCCCACCGGACTGGGCGCGCCGGATGAAGCGCCAGCAATCCCTTCAACACGGCCTTTCCACCGCCACTCATGTCATCCGCTCCGGAGACCATGGCGGCGGCGGCACGGTCGTCAGCCTCTCCGAAAGGTCCTCCTGA
- a CDS encoding antitoxin Xre-like helix-turn-helix domain-containing protein, giving the protein MENVVLERPAPDRQGVALKAFARIADAWSLTLREAAALADMSDSTWKRAKKPDFAGDLTRDQMLRLSALIGLYKSLELYFNEPISRDWAKLPNRGPEFDGARPVDAMIEGGLPKILRVRGYVDALRGGV; this is encoded by the coding sequence ATGGAAAACGTTGTTCTGGAACGTCCTGCGCCGGATCGGCAGGGGGTCGCTCTTAAGGCCTTCGCCCGGATCGCGGACGCCTGGTCGCTCACCTTGCGTGAGGCGGCGGCACTGGCGGATATGTCGGACTCGACCTGGAAGAGAGCGAAGAAGCCCGATTTTGCGGGGGATTTGACGCGGGACCAGATGCTGCGCCTGAGCGCGCTGATCGGCCTCTACAAGTCGCTCGAGCTTTACTTCAACGAGCCGATCTCGCGGGACTGGGCGAAGCTGCCGAACCGAGGTCCGGAGTTTGACGGCGCACGGCCCGTGGACGCGATGATCGAGGGAGGATTGCCCAAGATCCTGCGCGTGCGGGGCTATGTCGATGCGCTGCGGGGCGGGGTTTGA
- a CDS encoding sulfite exporter TauE/SafE family protein has product MPETMLLVQMALFLMAIGAFAGVLAGLLGVGGGIVLVPAFYYVFASLGFDSPQLMQMCLATSLATIIVTSARSVLAHQRKGAVDWAILRAWAPGIAIGAVIGVMVAASLRSGTLQAIFGILAASVAVYMAFGRNHWRLGPVMPGGVTRAALSPVIGFLSVLMGIGGGSFGVPMMTLFNVPIHRAVATAAGFGVIIAVPSVAGFLFVEMAVAPPFSIGAVNLAAFVLVIAMTLVTAPLGAALAHRTDPVRLKRVFGMFLILVALNMLRKALGW; this is encoded by the coding sequence ATGCCCGAGACGATGTTACTGGTCCAGATGGCCTTGTTCCTGATGGCGATCGGGGCTTTTGCAGGGGTTCTGGCAGGCTTGCTGGGCGTGGGCGGCGGGATCGTGCTGGTGCCTGCGTTCTACTATGTCTTTGCATCGCTAGGCTTTGACAGCCCGCAGCTGATGCAGATGTGTCTGGCGACATCGCTGGCGACGATCATCGTGACCTCTGCGCGGTCCGTGCTGGCGCATCAGCGCAAGGGGGCCGTGGATTGGGCGATCCTGCGGGCTTGGGCGCCCGGTATCGCCATCGGTGCTGTGATCGGGGTCATGGTTGCGGCCTCTTTGCGCTCGGGGACGTTGCAAGCGATCTTTGGCATTCTGGCGGCAAGCGTGGCGGTTTACATGGCCTTTGGCAGAAACCACTGGCGGCTGGGGCCGGTCATGCCCGGCGGGGTCACGCGCGCGGCCTTGTCGCCGGTCATTGGCTTTCTGTCGGTGCTGATGGGGATCGGGGGCGGGTCTTTCGGGGTGCCGATGATGACCCTGTTCAACGTGCCGATCCACCGCGCGGTGGCCACGGCGGCGGGGTTCGGTGTGATCATCGCCGTGCCATCGGTTGCAGGCTTTTTATTCGTCGAGATGGCCGTGGCACCGCCATTTTCCATCGGGGCGGTCAATCTTGCGGCCTTTGTGCTGGTCATCGCGATGACGCTGGTCACGGCCCCCTTGGGGGCGGCGCTGGCGCATCGGACCGATCCTGTCCGGCTGAAGCGGGTGTTTGGTATGTTCCTGATCCTTGTGGCGCTGAACATGCTGCGCAAGGCTCTGGGCTGGTGA
- a CDS encoding helix-turn-helix transcriptional regulator, with protein sequence MRRADRLMQLVQILRDGRLHRAQDLAAAVGVSLRSIYRDMDTLAASGVPISGERGVGYHVTAAITLPPLNLTLTEVEALHLGLSAVGEAEDSDLAQAARQLLAKLDAVMPENPASAPAHGFAIYPFADAARGFQHLPRLRQAVRTRQKLELTLQGDSRTVRPLQLDYWGRLWTCVVWCEKRRDFDVIRVDQISALRVLPSLFVAEAGKSLADYKARRNDEGDSQSATAPSGRK encoded by the coding sequence ATGCGCCGCGCCGACAGATTGATGCAGCTGGTCCAGATCCTGCGCGATGGCCGCCTGCACCGCGCCCAGGACCTTGCGGCGGCGGTGGGCGTGTCCTTGCGCAGCATCTACCGCGACATGGATACGCTGGCCGCCTCGGGCGTGCCGATTTCGGGCGAACGCGGGGTCGGCTATCATGTCACGGCGGCGATCACCCTGCCGCCCCTGAACCTGACCCTGACCGAGGTCGAGGCTTTGCATCTGGGCCTGTCTGCCGTGGGCGAGGCCGAGGATTCCGATCTGGCCCAGGCCGCGCGCCAGCTGCTTGCGAAACTTGATGCGGTGATGCCCGAAAACCCCGCCAGCGCGCCGGCGCATGGGTTCGCGATCTATCCATTCGCCGATGCCGCACGCGGGTTCCAGCATCTGCCCCGCCTGCGCCAAGCCGTGCGCACCCGCCAGAAACTGGAACTGACCTTGCAAGGCGACAGCCGGACCGTGCGCCCCTTGCAGCTGGATTACTGGGGGCGGCTATGGACCTGCGTTGTCTGGTGCGAAAAGCGGCGGGATTTCGACGTGATCCGCGTTGACCAGATCAGCGCCTTGCGCGTGCTGCCTAGCCTTTTCGTGGCCGAGGCGGGCAAATCGCTGGCCGATTACAAGGCGCGCCGGAACGACGAGGGCGACAGCCAATCCGCAACCGCGCCCAGCGGGCGGAAATAG
- a CDS encoding site-specific integrase, which translates to MASITKLPSGAYRVQIRRKGRYASETFLRRDDAHRWARQAETRVDQGLAPNKSSVSRLTTFGDLIDLHIIDMCEVGKPPRRSKAATLKTLKRDLGKEKIGHLDRQKLIDYGKMRAEQGAGPVTLSIDIGVIKMIITHAAAVHGLDISPEPVDLARVALKRLGLIGKGTERDRRPTTDELNRLFRCFDDNERLTLPMTRIVKFAVATAMRLDEICRVAWTDLDVDRRMLMIRDRKDPRNKTGNDQRIPLFAATGFDAWALVTEQAKELGHARGRIFPYNSKSVGTAFRRACVEVSVKDLHFHDLRHEGTSRLFEAGFAIEQVSLVTGHKDWKMLRRYTHIRPETLHRLAASRAPSTLETRAAE; encoded by the coding sequence ATGGCCTCCATCACCAAGCTCCCCTCCGGTGCCTACCGGGTTCAGATCAGACGAAAGGGCCGCTACGCGAGCGAGACGTTTCTCCGTCGCGACGATGCCCATCGCTGGGCCCGCCAAGCGGAGACCCGGGTGGATCAGGGGTTGGCGCCGAACAAGTCGTCCGTCTCCCGCCTGACCACCTTCGGCGATCTCATCGATCTCCACATAATCGATATGTGCGAGGTAGGCAAACCGCCGCGTCGCAGCAAGGCCGCCACGCTCAAGACGCTCAAGCGCGATCTGGGCAAGGAGAAGATCGGGCACCTCGACCGGCAAAAGCTGATCGACTACGGCAAGATGCGCGCCGAGCAAGGTGCCGGTCCGGTGACCCTCAGCATCGATATCGGCGTGATCAAGATGATCATCACCCACGCGGCAGCCGTGCACGGGCTCGACATTTCTCCCGAACCCGTTGATCTGGCGCGTGTCGCGCTCAAGCGGCTCGGCCTCATCGGCAAAGGCACCGAGCGGGACCGCCGCCCCACCACGGACGAGCTGAACCGCCTCTTCCGTTGCTTCGATGACAACGAACGCCTGACCCTGCCGATGACACGGATCGTGAAGTTCGCGGTGGCCACGGCGATGCGGCTCGATGAGATCTGCCGCGTCGCATGGACCGATCTCGACGTCGACCGCCGGATGCTCATGATCCGCGATAGGAAGGACCCGCGCAACAAGACCGGGAACGACCAGCGGATCCCACTCTTCGCCGCCACGGGGTTCGATGCCTGGGCGTTGGTCACCGAACAGGCCAAGGAGCTCGGGCACGCAAGAGGCCGGATATTTCCCTACAACTCGAAATCGGTCGGAACGGCCTTCCGGCGCGCCTGCGTCGAGGTCAGCGTGAAGGACCTGCATTTCCACGATTTGCGCCATGAGGGCACAAGCCGCCTGTTCGAGGCCGGCTTCGCGATCGAACAAGTCTCGCTGGTCACCGGCCACAAGGATTGGAAAATGTTGCGCCGGTACACGCATATCCGCCCGGAAACGCTGCACCGGCTTGCCGCGTCGCGCGCCCCTTCCACGCTCGAGACCCGTGCAGCCGAGTGA
- the trbJ gene encoding P-type conjugative transfer protein TrbJ gives MTRNPERPALSCKLAAALMASALVLTPVLTTPAQAFFFGGGGRIVYDPRNHAENILSAARALEQINNQIAQIQNQAQMLMNDALNLANLPHSSLAQLQDAIGETQRLLADAQSLAFDVATIEQAFAQDYGAAAAQGDFDAMIAGARERWETSVAGFEDSLRVQAGVVGNIDGARTQMDALIRESQGAVGALQVAQAGNQLLALQSTQIADLTAAIAAQNRAEALEAARIASAEAQGRENLARFLDYGGGYSPGTVRFFGD, from the coding sequence ATGACCCGCAATCCTGAGCGCCCTGCCCTGTCCTGCAAACTCGCCGCCGCATTGATGGCCAGCGCCCTCGTCCTGACACCGGTCCTGACGACACCCGCCCAGGCCTTCTTCTTCGGGGGCGGCGGGCGGATCGTCTACGACCCGCGCAACCATGCCGAAAACATCCTCTCAGCCGCTCGCGCGCTGGAGCAGATCAACAACCAGATCGCGCAAATCCAGAACCAGGCGCAGATGCTGATGAACGATGCGCTGAACCTCGCGAACCTGCCGCATTCGTCGCTGGCGCAACTGCAGGACGCCATCGGCGAAACCCAGCGACTCCTGGCCGATGCCCAGAGCCTCGCCTTCGACGTAGCCACCATCGAACAGGCCTTCGCGCAGGACTACGGCGCTGCCGCAGCGCAGGGCGATTTCGACGCGATGATCGCAGGAGCGCGTGAGCGGTGGGAGACCTCGGTCGCGGGCTTCGAGGACAGCTTGCGCGTGCAGGCCGGGGTCGTCGGCAATATCGACGGCGCGCGAACTCAGATGGACGCGCTCATCCGCGAGAGCCAAGGAGCCGTTGGGGCCTTGCAGGTCGCGCAGGCTGGCAACCAGCTGCTCGCATTGCAATCTACACAGATCGCCGATCTGACCGCCGCCATCGCCGCGCAGAACCGCGCCGAAGCGCTGGAAGCCGCCCGCATCGCCTCCGCCGAGGCGCAGGGCCGCGAGAACCTCGCGCGGTTCCTCGATTACGGCGGCGGCTACTCCCCCGGCACCGTCCGTTTCTTCGGGGATTGA
- a CDS encoding twin-arginine translocase TatA/TatE family subunit yields MLNNIGLPGLILIAVVVLVLFGRGKISSLMGEVGKGITAFKRGVDDSKKELDDNLAEPRDVTPEDAKSKDKV; encoded by the coding sequence ATGCTCAATAATATCGGCCTTCCCGGCCTTATCCTGATCGCGGTTGTCGTGCTGGTCCTGTTCGGGCGCGGCAAGATTTCCAGCCTGATGGGCGAAGTCGGCAAAGGCATCACCGCCTTCAAACGTGGCGTCGATGACAGCAAGAAAGAACTTGACGACAATCTTGCCGAACCGCGTGACGTCACCCCCGAAGACGCAAAATCCAAAGACAAAGTCTGA
- the dusA gene encoding tRNA dihydrouridine(20/20a) synthase DusA, which translates to MQINQHARLSTAPMMDWTDRHCRYLHRLMSRHVLLYSQMVTAPAVLHGDRDRLIGYDPAEHPVALQLGGSDPVQLAQAARVAADMGYDEVNLNCGCPSDRVQSGFFGAVLMENPALVAECCAAMIAAVDIPVTVKCRIGVDDQIPAEVLPDFIARVSAAGVDRFSIHARKAWLQGLSPKENRDIPPLDYDLVIAMKALFPHLHLSVNGGIATLDQAQDFLDRGLDGVMIGRAAYHLPCDILLDADARIYGDPTGRSAEEIVHLMLPYIADHLQAGGRLGQITRHMLGMFQGRPGAKAWRRHLSEQAHQDGAGPQTVLAALAHVTQAAA; encoded by the coding sequence ATGCAAATAAATCAACATGCTAGATTGTCTACTGCGCCGATGATGGACTGGACCGACCGTCATTGCCGGTATCTGCACCGGCTGATGTCGCGGCATGTCTTGCTTTATTCGCAAATGGTCACGGCCCCTGCGGTGCTGCATGGCGACCGCGACCGGCTGATCGGCTATGATCCGGCGGAACATCCGGTCGCCTTGCAATTGGGCGGGTCGGACCCGGTGCAATTGGCGCAGGCGGCGCGGGTCGCGGCGGATATGGGCTATGACGAGGTCAATCTCAATTGCGGCTGTCCGTCGGACCGGGTGCAATCGGGGTTCTTTGGCGCGGTGCTGATGGAAAACCCCGCGCTGGTTGCCGAATGCTGTGCGGCGATGATCGCGGCGGTCGATATTCCGGTGACGGTCAAATGCCGGATCGGGGTTGATGACCAGATCCCGGCCGAGGTGCTGCCCGATTTCATCGCGCGGGTGTCGGCGGCGGGGGTGGACCGCTTTTCCATCCATGCGCGCAAGGCTTGGTTGCAGGGGCTTAGCCCCAAGGAAAACCGCGATATCCCGCCGCTCGATTATGATCTGGTGATCGCGATGAAGGCGCTGTTTCCGCATCTGCATCTGTCGGTCAATGGCGGGATTGCCACGCTGGATCAGGCGCAGGATTTTCTGGATCGCGGGTTGGACGGGGTGATGATCGGGCGCGCCGCCTATCACCTTCCCTGCGATATCCTGCTGGATGCCGATGCCCGCATCTATGGCGACCCGACCGGGCGCAGCGCCGAAGAGATCGTGCATCTGATGCTGCCCTATATCGCGGATCATCTGCAAGCGGGCGGACGGCTGGGGCAGATCACGCGCCATATGCTGGGCATGTTCCAGGGCCGTCCGGGTGCCAAGGCCTGGCGGCGGCATCTGTCCGAACAGGCCCATCAGGACGGGGCAGGGCCGCAGACCGTGCTGGCGGCGCTGGCGCATGTCACCCAGGCGGCGGCCTGA
- the tatC gene encoding twin-arginine translocase subunit TatC: protein MSHPDEIEDSSAPLIEHLAELRTRLIRSVLAFIVGMIISFTIWNPLFNFLTLPLCDALAARDQSCDLQFIALEEGFFVAISISLLGGLIIGFPIISYQLWRFVAPGLYKSEQGAFLPFLVASPFMFFLGAAFAYYVITPLAFGFFLGFQQPGSLISGTDGNTQAAGILFQGSAKAYLSLTIKFIVAFGLCFQLPVLLTLMGKAGLVSARGLRGTRKYAVVGILIVAAFATPPDVISQVILFVVVYGLYEVSIQLVARVERKREAKLRAEGLWDDDLHGDAAMDDEQKP, encoded by the coding sequence ATGAGCCACCCCGACGAGATCGAAGACAGCTCTGCCCCGTTGATCGAACATCTGGCGGAACTGCGCACCCGGCTGATCCGCTCGGTGCTGGCGTTCATTGTCGGCATGATCATCAGCTTCACGATCTGGAACCCGTTGTTCAATTTCCTGACGCTGCCTTTGTGCGATGCGCTGGCCGCGCGGGACCAATCCTGCGACCTGCAATTCATCGCCCTCGAAGAAGGTTTCTTCGTCGCGATCTCGATCTCGCTGCTGGGGGGGCTGATCATCGGCTTCCCGATCATTTCCTACCAGCTGTGGCGCTTTGTTGCGCCCGGACTTTACAAAAGCGAACAGGGGGCTTTCTTGCCCTTTCTGGTCGCCTCGCCGTTCATGTTCTTTCTGGGGGCGGCCTTTGCCTATTACGTCATCACGCCCTTGGCCTTTGGGTTCTTTCTTGGCTTCCAGCAACCCGGCAGCCTGATCTCGGGGACCGATGGCAATACGCAGGCGGCGGGGATCCTGTTCCAAGGCTCGGCCAAGGCCTATCTGAGCCTGACAATCAAATTCATCGTGGCTTTTGGTCTGTGTTTCCAGCTGCCTGTGCTGCTGACGCTGATGGGCAAGGCGGGGCTGGTCTCGGCGCGGGGTCTGCGGGGCACGCGCAAATATGCGGTTGTCGGCATCCTGATTGTTGCCGCCTTTGCCACGCCGCCCGATGTCATTTCGCAGGTGATCCTGTTCGTGGTGGTTTACGGGCTCTACGAGGTGTCTATTCAGCTGGTCGCGCGTGTCGAACGCAAGCGCGAGGCGAAACTGCGTGCCGAGGGTCTGTGGGATGATGACCTGCATGGCGATGCTGCAATGGATGACGAGCAAAAGCCATGA
- the trbK-alt gene encoding putative entry exclusion protein TrbK-alt, translated as MALDTPQTLRLIAFSIGGLAALAAVVELTRTVLPTDTGHVVRDDALRSPLAHCRDLTPEDYATDTECRAAWEAARQRFFDLAPEPAGTE; from the coding sequence ATGGCCCTCGACACCCCACAAACCTTGCGCCTGATCGCCTTCAGTATCGGCGGCCTAGCCGCCCTCGCCGCCGTGGTCGAACTGACCCGCACGGTCCTGCCCACCGACACCGGGCATGTGGTCAGGGATGACGCCTTGCGCAGCCCCCTCGCGCATTGCCGTGACCTGACGCCCGAAGACTACGCCACCGACACCGAATGCCGCGCCGCCTGGGAGGCGGCCCGGCAGCGCTTCTTCGATCTGGCTCCAGAGCCGGCCGGGACGGAGTAA
- a CDS encoding RES family NAD+ phosphorylase, with amino-acid sequence MRITSVNDRALVRLISETHHKPPVLRGLVDSDEEAAILAEIEGETSARLIAEAQGSPALDRRELAFARRSHDLTLYGQSLINAAFTYTRSTGNRFNTGDRGAWYCAWDMLTSAQEVGFHRTRELGFIGRYDDEARYVELLADFIGDFPDLHGEVHLALDPVPERGYAAGQRLAADLRSEGHRGLIYPSVRHSGGRCFVAFDPGIIQNVRPGASWKLVWQGAPEFTIEGL; translated from the coding sequence TTGAGGATCACGTCGGTCAATGACCGTGCCCTTGTCAGGCTGATTTCCGAGACCCATCACAAGCCGCCGGTGCTGCGGGGGCTGGTCGACAGCGACGAGGAGGCCGCGATTCTCGCCGAGATCGAAGGCGAGACCAGTGCCCGCCTGATCGCCGAAGCGCAGGGCAGTCCCGCGCTAGACCGCCGCGAACTGGCCTTCGCGCGGCGGTCACATGACCTGACCCTCTACGGGCAGAGCCTTATCAACGCGGCATTCACCTATACCCGCTCAACGGGCAACCGGTTCAACACCGGCGACCGCGGCGCGTGGTACTGCGCCTGGGACATGCTGACGAGCGCGCAGGAAGTTGGGTTTCACCGGACCCGCGAGTTGGGCTTCATCGGCCGCTACGATGACGAGGCACGCTACGTCGAGTTGCTGGCGGATTTCATCGGCGATTTTCCCGATCTTCACGGGGAGGTCCATCTGGCGCTCGATCCGGTCCCCGAGCGGGGCTACGCGGCCGGGCAGCGCCTTGCCGCGGATCTGAGATCAGAGGGGCATCGCGGGCTGATCTACCCCTCCGTCCGTCATTCGGGCGGGCGGTGCTTCGTCGCCTTCGATCCGGGGATCATCCAGAATGTCCGCCCTGGCGCGAGCTGGAAGCTGGTCTGGCAAGGTGCACCCGAGTTCACGATCGAGGGGCTATAA